In a single window of the Natronosalvus caseinilyticus genome:
- a CDS encoding DUF1156 domain-containing protein, producing METWDKLPLEAIDWFAEREAINRNYYRPIYSIHKWWARRPGTTFRTLGLATLTDDNVEADDILRETSSGSFDGLFFQNQGDRFEDEVILDPFVGGGTTLFELNRLGAQTIGYELNPVAWWTAKKSIDEVDLDKLRSEFNRLLDDVRKDMDRFYTTKDPDTGRECEILYSLQTQKLNCLSCDETVHLFPRYELGQKKKTSPAVIYCKNDECDNRIEYLNHKIGESETCSNCGKEFNPSDGNYGYGKFTCSNGHKNDVKETLQRNNSKPEFDYFAIYYRTPSGKKKFKEPDEEDYATIQEAESEFENIKDSLPIPSQKIPEGDKTRALTNYNYERYSELFTKRHLLTFGKLLKRVQKVENPNVREFLITSISAALTRNGKLCKWNTGRKTSLNVFQRHAYIPVVQPVEGNPLNRAQNITALENHFEKVYDAKDYCDRPFEKVKNTQTGDIDKRHIQNESISEDRLVSLHSKTSERLEEPDESVDYVITDPPYYDNVQYSELSDYFYVWLREALKEDYKEFEPELVPKAREIVANSKSGKSEQFFISSLSNVFSECHRVLKDDGEMVFTYHHNENEAWSVILQAIIDSGFTVTAAYPVQSERSNNPHITNLDNAEYDILIFANKEDTENETTLDELRQDLFFELQNIADTERKRHQSLSLADLGVILRGKCMYYYSKHYPHVYSEGEQVGIDEALDTVDSVIEQVLESSVNLPSSIDSITQAYAAFYRRGWEKFDDLNKHLLAKNLNVSDLEDEKLVKGPRDKKEPVIADERVNYIDSKLNNNGKGSDALLDIDKVQYLYHLYKTDQNTTEYLKEWKNDDLQELAEFMADVTDDERYENVMEMSLSQF from the coding sequence ATGGAAACTTGGGACAAACTTCCGTTAGAAGCTATAGACTGGTTCGCCGAACGAGAAGCAATCAATCGAAATTACTACCGACCGATTTATTCAATTCACAAATGGTGGGCTAGACGGCCGGGTACTACTTTCCGTACATTAGGCCTAGCGACGCTCACTGATGACAACGTAGAAGCGGACGATATTCTACGAGAAACTAGTTCGGGCTCTTTTGATGGATTGTTTTTCCAAAACCAAGGAGATAGATTTGAAGATGAAGTTATTCTTGACCCTTTTGTTGGCGGAGGAACAACATTGTTTGAATTAAATAGATTGGGGGCACAAACTATAGGATATGAACTGAATCCGGTTGCTTGGTGGACAGCTAAGAAATCTATTGATGAGGTTGATTTAGATAAATTACGAAGTGAATTCAATAGATTGCTTGATGATGTTCGGAAAGATATGGACCGATTCTATACAACCAAAGACCCTGACACGGGACGAGAGTGTGAAATACTCTATTCCCTCCAAACTCAGAAACTTAACTGTCTGTCCTGTGATGAAACTGTCCATTTATTCCCGCGTTATGAATTAGGACAGAAAAAGAAGACTTCACCTGCTGTTATCTATTGTAAGAATGATGAGTGTGATAACCGGATTGAATACCTAAACCATAAAATTGGGGAGTCAGAAACATGTAGCAATTGTGGTAAAGAATTCAACCCAAGCGATGGCAATTATGGATATGGCAAATTCACTTGCTCTAATGGGCATAAAAATGACGTGAAGGAGACCCTCCAAAGAAATAATAGCAAGCCAGAATTCGACTATTTTGCCATATATTACCGAACGCCTTCTGGGAAGAAGAAATTTAAAGAACCAGATGAAGAAGATTATGCTACAATACAGGAAGCTGAGAGTGAGTTTGAGAATATAAAAGACTCACTCCCAATACCCTCTCAAAAGATACCAGAGGGTGATAAAACACGGGCTCTTACAAATTATAATTATGAACGGTACTCGGAACTATTCACAAAAAGACACCTCCTCACGTTTGGGAAACTTCTCAAACGTGTCCAAAAGGTCGAGAACCCAAATGTCCGAGAATTCCTTATAACGTCAATATCTGCAGCGCTTACTAGAAACGGGAAACTCTGTAAGTGGAATACTGGCCGGAAGACCTCATTAAATGTGTTCCAGCGCCACGCGTATATTCCTGTAGTTCAACCAGTTGAGGGGAACCCACTAAACCGGGCGCAAAATATCACAGCCTTAGAGAATCATTTTGAAAAAGTATACGATGCTAAGGATTACTGTGACCGTCCATTTGAGAAGGTGAAGAACACTCAAACAGGAGATATTGATAAGCGACATATCCAGAACGAATCCATCTCGGAAGACCGGCTGGTTTCACTGCACAGCAAAACGTCTGAAAGATTAGAGGAACCAGATGAGAGTGTAGATTATGTGATTACTGACCCACCATATTATGATAATGTCCAATATAGTGAACTCTCTGATTATTTTTATGTGTGGCTGCGTGAAGCATTGAAAGAGGATTATAAGGAATTCGAACCAGAATTAGTTCCAAAAGCTAGGGAGATTGTTGCAAACAGTAAATCTGGCAAAAGCGAGCAGTTCTTTATATCAAGTCTATCAAATGTGTTCTCAGAATGTCACCGAGTCTTAAAAGATGATGGTGAAATGGTGTTCACGTATCACCATAACGAAAATGAAGCATGGTCCGTGATTCTACAAGCTATCATTGATAGTGGATTTACGGTTACTGCCGCATATCCTGTCCAATCTGAGCGGTCCAACAATCCCCACATCACCAATCTAGACAATGCAGAGTACGACATCCTAATATTCGCAAATAAGGAAGACACGGAGAATGAGACTACTCTTGACGAACTCCGTCAAGACTTATTCTTCGAATTGCAGAACATCGCGGATACTGAACGAAAACGTCATCAGTCTCTTTCACTGGCAGACCTTGGTGTCATTCTTCGTGGGAAGTGTATGTACTACTACTCAAAGCACTACCCGCATGTGTACTCAGAAGGTGAGCAAGTTGGTATTGACGAAGCTCTTGATACAGTCGATTCAGTCATTGAACAGGTTCTTGAAAGCTCGGTCAATTTGCCGTCAAGTATTGATTCTATCACACAGGCATACGCGGCGTTCTACCGGCGCGGATGGGAGAAATTCGATGACCTGAACAAACACCTTCTTGCCAAGAATCTGAACGTTAGCGACCTTGAAGACGAGAAACTCGTGAAAGGACCACGTGACAAGAAAGAGCCCGTAATCGCGGACGAACGCGTCAACTACATTGATTCCAAGCTCAATAATAATGGCAAGGGCAGCGATGCTTTATTAGATATTGACAAGGTACAGTACCTCTATCATCTTTACAAGACCGACCAGAACACGACCGAGTATCTCAAAGAATGGAAGAATGACGACCTTCAAGAACTAGCTGAATTTATGGCTGATGTTACCGACGATGAACGCTATGAGAATGTGATGGAGATGAGCCTCAGCCAGTTCTAG